One Setaria viridis chromosome 7, Setaria_viridis_v4.0, whole genome shotgun sequence genomic region harbors:
- the LOC117863414 gene encoding wall-associated receptor kinase 2 produces the protein MPSLVPKLSQVLWLASALAAIHPVVGALPQPSSNCQRRCGQLEIPYPFGIGSGDSPDHCAMPGFYLNCSDSRTFLFNVEVLNISIQSSTARMRVTMASSCYNTSTKDMDYDDRALNLTGTPYRLSDTANKFTVVGCRTLAYIADQDNVGKYASGCVSICRRGDVSILTDGLCSGIGCCQTAIPKGLQYYKVWFDGGFNTSQIYNISRCSYAALVEASNFTFSTSYATSSVFYDTYGRKPPLVVDWAIGNGTCEEARNKPGSYACVSSNSQCFNSTNGPGYVCNCSKGFQGNPYLVDGCQDVDECKDLETNPCSVKEACKNTHGGFECTCPQQSPKGNAYNGTCEKDQSSIPHEVTIPIGIFGCLLVGLLLFLIKEWIKHKRRIIRHEYQRKMNECFQQNGGQLLMDMMKVESNNSLQLYDREEIEVATNNFDDRSIIGEGGQGTVYMGQNLDAQNNPVAIKICKGFDESRRREFGQELLILSRVKHGNIVQLLGCSLQFEAPVLVYEFVPNQTLHYLIHRQDDASIRTLEIRLKIATEIASALAYLHSLSHPIFHGDIKSVNILIGHNLSAKLSDFGCSMIRSADDNVQVVKGTMGYLDPEYLLNFELTDKSDVYSFGVVLLELLTRRKALSETKESLVSVFTEAMKEGKLVELIDTELANQENMDLLHQMAALARECLAMTGQHRPMMSQVAEELQRLAGPVPQRTRLFHGVNALMLQGRSSNNAAGDYTSEESTDYYNLQQKASMSTEFAR, from the exons ATGCCATCACTAGTGCCCAAATTATCACAAGTGCTATGGCTGGCCTCAGCGCTCGCAGCAATTCACCCCGTTGTTGGAGCGCTGCCGCAGCCAAGTAGCAACTGCCAGAGAAGATGTGGCCAACTCGAGATCCCCTACCCGTTTGGCATCGGATCAGGCGACTCGCCTGACCACTGTGCCATGCCTGGCTTCTACCTGAACTGCAGCGACTCCAGGACATTTCTTTTTAATGTCGAGGTGCTTAACATCTCGATACAAAGCAGCACTGCACGGATGAGGGTGACCATGGCCTCATCTTGCTACAACACCTCCACTAAGGACATGGACTACGACGATCGGGCGTTGAACCTTACAGGTACGCCCTACAGGCTCTCCGACACGGCGAACAAGTTCACGGTTGTTGGGTGCAGAACATTGGCATACATTGCTGATCAGGACAACGTGGGAAAGTACGCGAGCGGCTGCGTGTCCATATGCCGGCGAGGTGATGTGAGCATCCTCACCGATGGCTTATGCTCTGGAATTGGCTGCTGCCAGACAGCCATCCCCAAGGGGCTACAATACTACAAAGTGTGGTTCGATGGCGGCTTCAACACATCCCAGATCTACAACATCAGCCGCTGCAGCTACGCGGCGCTGGTCGAGGCATCCAACTTTACATTCTCCACAAGCTATGCTACATCGTCGGTGTTCTATGACACTTATGGCAGGAAGCCGCCGTTGGTGGTGGACTGGGCTATCGGGAATGGAACGTGTGAGGAAGCCCGTAACAAGCCTGGATCATATGCTTGTGTCAGCAGCAACAGCCAGTGCTTCAATTCCACAAACGGACCAGGCTACGTCTGCAATTGCTCCAAAGGGTTCCAAGGCAATCCATACCTTGTCGACGGATGCCAAG ATGTTGATGAGTGCAAGGATCTGGAAACCAACCCTTGCTCTGTGAAGGAAGCTTGCAAGAATACTCATGGTGGATTTGAATGCACTTGTCCTCAACAGTCCCCCAAAGGAAACGCCTACAACGGGACATGTGAGAAAGACCAATCATCAATTCCACATGAAGTCACAATTCCAATAG GAATTTTTGGCTGTCTTTTGGTTGGTCTTTTACTTTTCCTTATTAAAGAATGGATCAAGCACAAACGACGAATAATCAGGCACGAATACCAAAGGAAGATGAACGAATGTTTTCAGCAGAACGGTGGCCAACTTCTAATGGATATGATGAAAGTAGAGAGTAACAATTCACTTCAGTTGTATGACCGGGAAGAAATTGAGGTGGCCACAAACAACTTTGACGACAGATCAATCATTGGAGAAGGTGGTCAGGGAACCGTTTATATGGGGCAAAATCTTGATGCACAAAACAATCCTGTTGCAATCAAGATCTGCAAGGGATTCGATGAGAGTAGGAGAAGGGAATTTGGTCAGGAGCTGCTTATACTTTCTCGAGTAAAACATGGAAACATTGTCCAGCTTCTAGGTTGCAGCTTGCAGTTTGAAGCTCCAGTTCTGGTGTACGAATTTGTGCCGAATCAAACCCTGCACTACCTGATCCATAGACAAGATGATGCATCCATCAGAACTCTGGAAATCCGTCTTAAAATTGCCACTGAAATTGCTTCTGCACTAGCATACCTACATTCACTTAGTCACCCTATCTTTCATGGAGATATCAAATCTGTCAACATTCTTATAGGCCACAATCTCTCCGCTAAACTTTCTGATTTTGGATGCTCAATGATTAGGTCTGCTGATGACAATGTTCAAGTAGTGAAGGGGACAATGGGCTACTTAGATCCAGAGTACCTTTTGAACTTTGAGCTTACTGATAAGAGTGATGTTTACAGTTTTGGTGTTGTCCTTTTGGAGCTCCTAACACGTAGGAAGGCACTGTCCGAAACAAAGGAGAGCCTCGTGTCTGTCTTCACGGAAGCCATGAAGGAGGGCAAGCTTGTGGAGCTCATAGACACGGAGTTAGCCAACCAAGAAAACATGGATTTATTACATCAAATGGCTGCATTAGCAAGAGAATGCTTGGCCATGACTGGTCAACATCGACCAATGATGAGCCAGGTAGCCGAGGAACTCCAACGATTGGCAGGCCCGGTGCCACAGCGCACTCGACTGTTTCATGGTGTTAACGCACTCATGTTGCAGGGACGGTCGTCTAACAATGCAGCAGGTGACTATACTAGTGAAGAAAGCACAGATTACTACAACCTCCAGCAGAAAGCCTCCATGAGCACAGAGTTTGCACGATGA